A single window of Undibacterium sp. 5I1 DNA harbors:
- a CDS encoding putative bifunctional diguanylate cyclase/phosphodiesterase encodes MTTFFQWLRHIILMPKRGQADLQQWRTDVLSAIVFVGFGLGLITAIPSIALAIKQGLWSVVAIDVIALAWIACLWRLPQLSFKFRAWNLVVLLYFLGIWFLIKVGPVSQIYLMAFPVMTALLIGFRPAVVALIVNAVTLLGIGYLAQASIHVDHLSDQPLVQWMIITLNFTFISSILTVSCGVLLQRLEQSLAQQLAVATSLKDEQSNLRDANAALRLNTVALARLNDMVLILKADTDSSSENQIVFVNDAFERKTGYRLAEIVGKTRQSMHGAKTQLDEINRIAEALDRGEAVHTELINYTKSGEEFWVETDIVPMADESGKISHWVVVERDITDRKNADEHIHRLAYFDVLTGLPNRRLLIDRLDILLATARRTGLNSAVLFIDLDHFKNINDARGHAIGDSLLLHVTQRLKTLLREVDTVARIGGDEFVVLISNISNDINVGALSALAVAEKIRSAVALPFEIDGQAYNSSCSIGVTLLPKPDQDTNDLLREADTAMHRAKAAGRNQIVFFESTMQAEVEQRLILEHDLVLALNDGQFQMVMQAQVNHEGQPEGAELLMRWTHPQRGPISPAVFIPVAEECGMIVQLGDWALRQGCLALIRLEQAGWPLSLSVNVSPKQFRQANFVDKVAAVLMQTGAPASRLILEVTEGLLINNMQETIERMHALTKMGIRFSIDDFGTGYSSLAYLKKMPLYELKIDRSFVQDMPADPNDTAIVQAILSMANHLGLRVVAEGVETQEQADFLISSGCSSLQGFFYCRPLPIETWLKQQDEKAQSTQSVQNLR; translated from the coding sequence TTGACGACTTTCTTTCAATGGTTGCGCCATATCATCCTAATGCCTAAGCGGGGGCAGGCCGATTTGCAGCAATGGCGGACGGATGTTCTGTCTGCGATCGTGTTTGTGGGATTTGGTTTGGGCCTCATCACTGCGATTCCCAGCATTGCTCTTGCAATTAAACAAGGCCTATGGTCGGTGGTAGCGATTGATGTGATAGCCTTAGCATGGATTGCTTGTTTGTGGCGGTTGCCACAATTGTCATTTAAATTCCGCGCATGGAATTTGGTGGTACTGCTGTATTTTTTAGGTATATGGTTTTTGATCAAAGTCGGGCCAGTCAGCCAGATTTATCTGATGGCATTCCCTGTCATGACGGCACTCTTGATTGGCTTTCGTCCCGCCGTCGTCGCTTTGATAGTCAATGCTGTGACCTTGCTCGGAATTGGCTATCTGGCGCAAGCCAGCATTCATGTCGATCATCTCAGTGATCAGCCGTTGGTGCAATGGATGATCATTACACTCAATTTTACTTTTATCAGCTCTATCCTCACTGTGTCATGCGGCGTACTTTTGCAGCGGTTAGAGCAATCGCTAGCACAGCAATTGGCGGTAGCGACCTCCCTCAAAGACGAACAGTCCAATTTGCGCGATGCGAATGCGGCGTTAAGGTTGAATACCGTTGCCCTGGCGCGACTCAATGACATGGTGTTGATACTGAAAGCGGATACTGACTCTAGTAGCGAGAATCAGATCGTTTTTGTGAATGACGCCTTTGAGCGCAAAACGGGCTACCGGCTCGCCGAGATTGTTGGAAAGACTAGACAGTCGATGCATGGTGCAAAGACACAATTGGATGAAATCAATCGTATTGCCGAAGCGCTTGATCGTGGCGAGGCTGTGCATACTGAACTGATCAATTACACCAAATCGGGCGAGGAGTTTTGGGTCGAGACCGATATTGTTCCTATGGCTGATGAAAGCGGAAAAATAAGCCACTGGGTTGTCGTTGAGCGCGATATTACGGATCGAAAAAATGCCGACGAACACATTCACCGCCTCGCGTATTTTGACGTATTAACTGGTCTGCCAAATCGTCGCTTACTGATAGACCGTCTGGATATTTTGCTGGCAACGGCGCGTCGCACCGGGTTAAACAGTGCTGTGCTATTTATTGATCTTGACCATTTTAAAAATATTAACGATGCACGCGGACATGCTATTGGGGACTCGTTGTTGCTACATGTGACACAACGTCTTAAAACATTATTACGCGAGGTAGATACTGTTGCCCGTATCGGTGGTGATGAATTTGTCGTCCTCATTTCGAATATCTCTAACGATATTAATGTGGGTGCATTATCTGCCTTGGCCGTCGCCGAGAAAATTCGTAGTGCGGTTGCTTTGCCGTTTGAGATCGATGGACAAGCTTACAATTCTAGTTGCAGTATTGGTGTGACACTACTTCCAAAGCCAGATCAGGACACTAATGATTTGTTGAGAGAGGCAGATACCGCGATGCATCGTGCGAAAGCCGCTGGACGTAATCAGATCGTTTTTTTTGAATCGACGATGCAAGCAGAAGTGGAACAACGTTTAATTCTGGAGCACGATCTGGTGCTCGCGTTGAACGATGGACAGTTTCAGATGGTGATGCAGGCACAGGTGAATCATGAGGGGCAGCCAGAAGGTGCAGAATTGCTGATGCGTTGGACCCATCCACAGCGTGGCCCTATTTCGCCAGCGGTGTTTATTCCTGTCGCAGAAGAGTGCGGCATGATTGTGCAATTAGGTGATTGGGCCTTGCGCCAAGGTTGCCTTGCCTTAATCCGCTTAGAGCAAGCTGGGTGGCCGCTTTCACTATCGGTTAACGTCAGCCCAAAACAATTTCGTCAGGCTAATTTTGTTGATAAGGTTGCCGCAGTTTTGATGCAAACCGGTGCGCCGGCTTCTCGCTTAATTTTGGAGGTGACTGAAGGCTTGTTGATTAATAACATGCAGGAAACGATAGAGCGTATGCATGCACTGACCAAGATGGGCATTCGTTTTTCTATTGATGACTTCGGTACCGGATATTCTAGTCTCGCTTATCTTAAAAAAATGCCTTTGTATGAATTGAAAATTGATCGTAGCTTTGTACAAGATATGCCTGCCGACCCGAATGACACCGCGATCGTGCAGGCAATTTTATCGATGGCAAACCACTTGGGTTTGCGTGTGGTTGCTGAAGGCGTAGAAACTCAAGAGCAAGCAGATTTCTTAATTTCGAGCGGTTGTTCAAGTTTGCAGGGATTTTTTTATTGTCGACCATTGCCGATTGAGACTTGGCTCAAACAGCAGGACGAAAAAGCGCAGTCTACACAGAGCGTACAGAATCTACGCTAG